The following is a genomic window from Neodiprion lecontei isolate iyNeoLeco1 chromosome 4, iyNeoLeco1.1, whole genome shotgun sequence.
CTAACCTACCGTTGTGGAATTTGCTCATCCGTGATACTTTGCAAAGGTATCAAACTGACTAAGTGGACGTGAGAtaattgaggtaaaaaattgtagacTCGTCGAGTTGGGACAAATGTGCAGCAGCCAGGTAAGCCACGACGTGAGTCCCCACATTTGCACGCCGAATTTTTTTGTGGTACGAAAAACCCCGTCGAACTTTTGGAAAGTCTCGGCCATAAAACATCTAATCGCCAAATGTGGAACTGAATACTTTGCAGCGGAGCCAACGGTCACTACCGCGAATGGTTTTTAGCCAATCGTCCAATGCAGGATCTATAATAGCGTTTCCCCTTACCAGAGTGGGGTTTAGTTTTGCGTTAAACAACATGAAATTTAATTCGACTAACGCTCCATCCCCACCCAAGGAGCATAGGTTTGAAATCAAAAAGAGAAGGCAACGTCTTGAAGCATCGACATGAATTTGTATTTCCACGATGAATAAAATCTCGACCCTTGATTTCAGGATCCTGCAAGAACAATTTGATTCTAGCTCCTTTCGCAGATATACTTTCGGCTCTGCTACCGAAAAATGCCACGAGCGATAACAAAGTACTTTCTGGAATTTGAATATCAAGTGATACACACCAAGCATGCGATGGTGAAGCGTGCCCTAACTAATCAGACTTCAATTCGGCTCATTTTTCATCCTCAAGAGTCCACCTGATCCTCAACCGATCAGGTCTAAATCCAGAACGCCGTACCGAGAGATGTCTGATGTCAACCACGGAAGGGCATATCGTGACGTTCGAAATACTCAAATCCTTTCATTTATCCGAGTTATTTCAATCCATAATAATTTGTCATTACCAAAAAAACTAAAGTGGGTATAATTGATTAGCTTTGAAAATCCTTTATTGAACTTTAATTTTCTCTATCTACCAGTTTTTGAAACAGGAGTCAATCAATCCTTGAAGACATAGAACGAACAAGGCACTTGTGAGTATAGTACTCACCTGATCACCTCAGTAGAAGTGGCTGAACGGGGCTCATTAAGGATGCATAACAACGGCTGATCACAGGAATCTCCTTTCCAACCGTAAGAACAGTTGCAACCCTCAACAACACACACACCGTGGATGCACTTCGGATCGCAAATAGGGATGCATGTTCCGATGTCCGACCTGTCATTGACAAAATCATCATCGCATGCACACTCGTTCGGTGCAACGCAAGTTCCGTTGACGCAGTTGTTGCAGACAGGATCACAAGTGAAGTCGTCGTCTTTGGATGGCTTAAAGCCTTCGTCACAGGCACAGATATCGGGACCAGCGCACGTTCCGTTTAGGCATGGTCTTTCGCAGACCGGATCACACTTCTTCGTGTCAGACATCCGGTAGCCGAAGTTACACCCGCACACGTCAGGCTGAGCACAGTATCCGTTCTCACAAGGTGCGGTACACACTGGTTCGCAAGTGTAATTATCTGCGTCCAATCGGTAACCATTATGGCAGGTGCAAACCTCTGGGGCTGTGCAAACTCCAAACTTGCAAGGCTCACTGCATCTAGGTTCGCAGGTGAAAGTATCGTTCGGAAATACTTCGAATCCATCGTCGCAGGCGCAGATATCGGGCTCGATGCATTTCCCGTTCTTGCAAGATTGCCTGCACACTGGAAGGCATTCGTTATCTTCACTTCTCTCGTAGCCAGTATCGCATCCGCATACGTTTGGCTCAAGACACCAACCGTGGTCACAAGACGATAGGCATACAGGTTCACACGTGGAAATATTTGAACCTAATTTATAGCCTTCATTGCACGTGCATATCTCAGGCGCAGTGCAAGTTCCAAACACGCAAGGCTCACTGCACTCGGGATCACAGATAAACGTGTCGTTTTCCGAGAGCTCGAAACCGCTGTTGCAGGCGCAGATATTTGGACTTATGCAGTACCCATTGACACAATCCTTACTACACACTGGCAAACattcattttcttcgtttctttcgTAACCAGGATGACATCCACATATATTTGGTGCTTGACACCATCCATGTTCACAAGCGGAAGAGCATACTGGGTCACACGTGTGTCCGTCCGCGTTTAGTTCATAGCCATCATTACAGGTGCACGTTTCAGGTGAAGTACATTTCCCAAAAGCGCAGGTCTTACTGCACTTTGGTTCACAGAGGAAGGAATCATTCTGGGACCGCTGATAGCCATTGTTGCAAGCACAGACATCTGGGCGCACGCATCGTCCGTTGATGCAATTGTTTTTGCATACTGGTACACACTCGTTGTCATTGGTCCTATCGTAGCCGAGATGGCACGCGCAGATGTTTGGCTTCTCACACCATCCATTTTCGCATCCAGAGGAACACTTTGGCTCGCACGTATATCCGTCTGTCTTCAATGCATAGCCGGAATCACAATTGCAGATATTCGGACGAACGCACTTTCCATGCACGCAAGGCTTTTCGCAAATCGGAATACATGTCTTGTCCAGCAGCTCGTAGCCACGATCGCATTTGCAGGTGTCCGGACTTGCACAATAACCATTGGTACATTTTGTATTACATATCGGCGTACAGAAACCGTCGTTATTCGTATAACCCGTACAGCAAACTTCCTCCGTTCTGTACGCGGTGTAAGTCTAAAACAAAACACATAAATCTGTGGTCAAAGTAAAATTTGCTGAATATTACGGGTGATTCTGTCACAAATTTCCCACAATGGTCATCCCAAGCTAATGAATTTCTACAACATTTTAAAGAATGGTATTCTTTGGAAAACGTGAaagacggtgaaaaaaatgtcgaaatatACCCGCTTGTAATCGTGGTAGTTCGCGTCAATTCCATGTTTTTCACGATTCACTGGAGTGTTGACGACTGTAACGTGATTCACTTGTCCCTGTCATGTCAgctttattttgtaataataacCGCGTTCCGTGCTCAATATAAAGAAATATCTGAATTTTCGTGCAAAATGAGCAtatgttgaaataaatttatatatgttATAAATATGTGAATGGGTATGTTTGAAAACCGGAAACCTAATGCaagttaattattatatatttgctGCCTacattttctataaattttaaGTGTACGTGGCATAAATATCTTACGTCAATGTAGGGCAATATATAGGAGAGGGGTGAGCAAAATGGATGTCCATGAAatcgtttcatattttttcaaactggcAAACTCATTTTTTACAGATATTTGAGGTAAGGATAACAACGCTTGGTAATCATGAAGTTATACTCTTCAGGCCAACATTTTCAGAT
Proteins encoded in this region:
- the LOC107226962 gene encoding multiple epidermal growth factor-like domains protein 11, whose product is MMTRKIFCFTLILYSIVISRVESSLLLGQRGAICHEEVPYSATRHRYYTESDWSYCDISDYDYDVEYCPRLVTKLKVETYTAYRTEEVCCTGYTNNDGFCTPICNTKCTNGYCASPDTCKCDRGYELLDKTCIPICEKPCVHGKCVRPNICNCDSGYALKTDGYTCEPKCSSGCENGWCEKPNICACHLGYDRTNDNECVPVCKNNCINGRCVRPDVCACNNGYQRSQNDSFLCEPKCSKTCAFGKCTSPETCTCNDGYELNADGHTCDPVCSSACEHGWCQAPNICGCHPGYERNEENECLPVCSKDCVNGYCISPNICACNSGFELSENDTFICDPECSEPCVFGTCTAPEICTCNEGYKLGSNISTCEPVCLSSCDHGWCLEPNVCGCDTGYERSEDNECLPVCRQSCKNGKCIEPDICACDDGFEVFPNDTFTCEPRCSEPCKFGVCTAPEVCTCHNGYRLDADNYTCEPVCTAPCENGYCAQPDVCGCNFGYRMSDTKKCDPVCERPCLNGTCAGPDICACDEGFKPSKDDDFTCDPVCNNCVNGTCVAPNECACDDDFVNDRSDIGTCIPICDPKCIHGVCVVEGCNCSYGWKGDSCDQPLLCILNEPRSATSTEVISNTDNEFPEFGWNDYVTKNFTIKWNWPVCSSECLDQLNTTIVNFTQFSADAIHHFIPIDTPCNMVTGHILLDFAKKNATLIITGSGIGLFLIIILVGYIVMRRMKRRSHINGEPSLHHFKTSQNNEYSL